A portion of the Macaca mulatta isolate MMU2019108-1 chromosome 2, T2T-MMU8v2.0, whole genome shotgun sequence genome contains these proteins:
- the NDUFAF3 gene encoding NADH dehydrogenase [ubiquinone] 1 alpha subcomplex assembly factor 3 isoform X1 has translation MPKPRAGASDSRASRPLTWIKTGDGGLPGREQSERGQGDAPRASTSSLVLFGLVWPSRTVSPTLPRLALPLALAACRLGAILRRNHLATPPGAPEKPIHARPRPSPGAVERPTVARVAVRAGRASALSRRNLSRLTRPRCPKPQRLGLGARSLAPTAWPGVRDRTRAPRRGHRLSPADDELYQRTHISLLQREAAQATYIDSYNSRGFMINGNRVLGPCALLPHSVVQWNVGSHQDITEESFSLFWMLEPRIEIVVVGTGDRTERLQSQVLQAMRQRGIAVEVQDTPNACATFNFLCHEGRVTGAALIPPPGGTSLKPLGQAAQ, from the exons ATGCCCAAACCCCGCGCGGGCGCCAGCGACTCTCGCGCCAGTAGGCCCTTGACTTGGATCAAGACGGGGGACGGGGGACTCCCAGGACGCGAGCAGAGTGAACGAGGACAAGGTGATGCTCCACGCGCTTCTACTTCAAGTCTGGTCCTGTTCGGCCTGGTCTGGCCCAGCCGAACGGTCAGTCCAACACTACCACGGCTTGCCCTTCCGCTTGCTCTGGCTGCCTGCAGACTTGGAGCCATTTTAAGGAGAAACCATCTGGCCACGCCCCCTGGAGCACCCGAGAAGCCAATCCACGCTCGGCCACGCCCCTCTCCGGGGGCGGTGGAGAGGCCAACGGTCGCGCGGGTGGCGGTTAGGGCGGGGCGTGCTTCGGCGCTGAGCCGGAGAAACTTGAGTCGACTGACCCGCCCACGGTGCCCGAAgccccaaaggctgggattaggGGCTAGAAGTCTGGCACCGACCGCCTGGCCAGGTGTTCGGGACAGGACTAG GGCCCCGCGGCGCGGGCATCGACTCTCGCCGGCGGATGACGAGCTGTATCAGCGGACTCACATCTCTCTGCTACAACGCGAGGCCGCTCAGGCCACGTACATCGACAGCTACAACAGCCGCGGCTTCATGATAAACGGCAACCGCGTGCTCGGGCCCTGCGCTCTGCTCCCGCACTCGGTGGTGCAATGGAAC GTGGGATCCCACCAGGACATCACCGAAGAGAGCTTTTCCCTCTTCTGGATGCTGGAGCCCCGGATAG AGATTGTTGTGGTGGGGACTGGAGACCGGACCGAGAGGCTGCAGTCCCAGGTGCTTCAAGCCATGAGGCAGCGGGGCATTGCTGTGGAAGTGCAGGACACG CCCAATGCCTGTGCCACCTTCAACTTCCTGTGTCATGAAGGCCGAGTAACTGGAGCTGCTCTCA
- the NDUFAF3 gene encoding NADH dehydrogenase [ubiquinone] 1 alpha subcomplex assembly factor 3 — protein MATALALRSLYRARPSLRCPPVELLWAPRRGHRLSPADDELYQRTHISLLQREAAQATYIDSYNSRGFMINGNRVLGPCALLPHSVVQWNVGSHQDITEESFSLFWMLEPRIEIVVVGTGDRTERLQSQVLQAMRQRGIAVEVQDTPNACATFNFLCHEGRVTGAALIPPPGGTSLKPLGQAAQ, from the exons ATGGCCACCGCTCTCGCGCTGCGTAGCTTGTATCGAGCGCGACCCTCGTTGCGCTGTCCGCCCGTTGAGCTTCTCTG GGCCCCGCGGCGCGGGCATCGACTCTCGCCGGCGGATGACGAGCTGTATCAGCGGACTCACATCTCTCTGCTACAACGCGAGGCCGCTCAGGCCACGTACATCGACAGCTACAACAGCCGCGGCTTCATGATAAACGGCAACCGCGTGCTCGGGCCCTGCGCTCTGCTCCCGCACTCGGTGGTGCAATGGAAC GTGGGATCCCACCAGGACATCACCGAAGAGAGCTTTTCCCTCTTCTGGATGCTGGAGCCCCGGATAG AGATTGTTGTGGTGGGGACTGGAGACCGGACCGAGAGGCTGCAGTCCCAGGTGCTTCAAGCCATGAGGCAGCGGGGCATTGCTGTGGAAGTGCAGGACACG CCCAATGCCTGTGCCACCTTCAACTTCCTGTGTCATGAAGGCCGAGTAACTGGAGCTGCTCTCA